Genomic segment of Erythrobacter sp. BLCC-B19:
TGCCGACGCTGTCGGTCAGCACCCCGTGCTTGCGGTTGCCGCTGTTCGCGCCGAGCACCCGCATCCCTGCGACCAGCACCGCCATTTCGGGGATCGACAGGCCGAGCAGGTGCGCCTTGTCGATCAGCATTTCCTCGGTGCGGACATCGGCCTTGGTCTTGAGGTAGTTGCGGAAGCCATCGGCAAACGGCTCCAGCGGTTCGAAGCTCGCCGCATCGGTGTGTTCGTCACCGGCATCGCCGCGCCCGCCGAGGAACGGCACGGTCACGTCATGCCCCGCATCGCGCGCGGCCTTCTCGACCGCCGCGCTGCCTGCCAGCACGATCGCATCGGCCATCGAAAGGTTGCCGCGATGGGCGTCGATCACGCCCAGCACACGGCTGAGTTCCTCCGGATCGTTCGCCGCCCAGTCCTTCTGCGGGGCAAGCCTGACGCGCGCGCCATTGGCCCCGCCGCGATGGTCGGAGTTGCGATAGGTCGAGGCCGAGGCCCAGGCTGCCTTGACGAGTTCGCTGACGGTCAGCCCGCTCCCAAGGATCGCGGCCTTGAACGCGGCGACATCGGCATCCGAAGGCGTGGTGCCCGCCGGAACCGGATCCTGCCAGATCAGCGTTTCCGCCGGAACTTCCGGCCCGAGGTAGCGGATCTTCGGCCCCATATCGCGGTGGCACAGCTTGAACCACGCGCGGGCGAAGGCATCGTCGAGCGCGGCCTGATCGTTCAGGAACTTCTCGGAAATCTTGCGATATTCCGGATCGTTCTTGAGCGCCATGTCGGCGGTGGTCATCATCGTCGGCACGCGCTTGTTGGGATCGCGCGCGTCGGGGGCCATGTCTTCGGGATCGGGGTTGATCGGCGTCCACTGGTGGGCACCGGCGGGCGACTTCACCAGTTCGAAGTCGTACTTGAACAGGATGCGGAAATAGTCGCCGCCCCACTTGGTCGGGTTGTTCGACCAGCTGCCCTCGATCCCCGAGGTGGTGATGTTGCCCGCCGCGATCTCGGCCTCGTCATTGAGCCAGCCGAAGCCCATCAGGTGCAGGGCTTCGCTCTCCGGCGCGCCGCCGAAGGTGTCGGAGGGGTGCGCGCCGTGGGCTTTGCCGAAGGCGTGGCCGCCGGCGGTGAGCGCCACGGTTTCCTCGTCGTTCATCGCCATGCGGGCGAAGGTCTCGCGCATATCGCGGGCCATGCCTTCGGGGTCATGCGGGTTGCCCTGCGGCCCTTCGGGATTGACGTAGATGAGGCCCATCTGGATCGCGGCCAGCGGGTTATCGAGCGCCTTGCCTTCCTTGGGCTGGATGCGGGTGGCAACGCCTTCGTTGACCCATTGCTCCTCGGTGCCCCAGTAGACCGACTCCGGTTCGAACACGTCGGCGCGGCCGCCGCCAAAGCCGAAGACGGGCCCGCCCATGCTTTCGATCGCGACATTGCCCGCGAGGATGAACAGGTCAGCCCAGCTGATGTTCTTGCCGTATTTCTGCTTGATCGGCCACAGCAGGCGGCGCGCCTTGTCGAGGTTGCCGTTATCGGGCCAGGAGTTGAGCGGCGCAAAGCGCTGCTGCCCGCTCGAGGAACCACCGCGCCCGTCGCCGGTGCGATAGGTGCCCGCCGCGTGCCAGGCCATGCGGATGAAGAACGGGCCGTAGTGGCCGTAATCCGCCGGCCACCACGGCTGGCTGTCGGTCATCAGCGCGGTGAGATCGGCCTTCAATGCCTTGTAATCGAGCGCGTTGAACGCTTCGGCATAGTCGAAATTCTCGCCATAGGGGTTCGCGCTGCGCCCGCCTTCGGTGAGGATGTCGAGCTGGATGGCCTCGGGCCACCAGTCACGGTTGGTGCGGCCCAGCAGGCTGCGCATTTCGGTGCTGCCGTGGAACGGGCAACCGCCGCTGATATCTCCGGTTTTGGCGTCCATGATGGTTCTCTCCTCTCAACGATGAACGGTCAGACTCGCCCTTGGGGCAAAGTCTATGGGGAGAGGATGACGCTTTCGGGATGGTGCGTCCAATCGATTAATGCGCGTTTTTTGATTGATTGGGGCGATTAGTGGGGCGGAGGGCAAAGAAAAAGGGCAGGCTGTTTCGGGCCCACCCCTAACCCCTCCCGCAGGCGGGAGGGGGACTGCGTAGCGCTGGTTCTCCCCTCCCGCCTGCGGGAGGGGCCGGGGGTGGGCCCGCGGCTAGTTAAGCCGCCTGCGCTACCTCTTCGACCGGCTCGTTGCGGATCAGGAAGTCGAACGCTCCCAGACCCGCCTTTGCGCCTTCGCCCATGGCGACGACGATCTGCTTGTGCGGCACGGTGGTGCAGTCACCCGCGGCGTAGATGCCGGGGATGGAGGTCGCGCCGTGATCGTCGATCACGATTTCGCCGAACTTGCTCAATTCGAGACCCGTCTCGCGCAGCCATTCGGTATTCGGCACAAGACCGATCTGGACGAACACACCTTCAAGGTCGATGCGCCGCTCGTCGCCATTGGCGCGGTTCTTGACCACGAGGCCGCTCACCTTGCCGCCTTCACCGAGAATTTCGGTGGTCTGGCCGTTGGTGATGATCTCGACGTTCGGCATCGAGCGCAGCTTGCGCTGGAGCACTTCGTCGGCGCGCAGCTTGGTGTCGAACTCGATCAGCGTCACGTGGCCGACAATCCCGGCAAGGTCGATCGCCGCCTCGACGCCCGAATTGCCGCCGCCGATCACCGCGATGCGCTTGCCCTTGAACAGCGGGCCATCGCAGTGCGGGCAATAGGCGACGCCCTTGTTGCGATACTCCGCCTCACCCGGCACGCCGAGGTTGCGCCAGCGCGCGCCGGTCGAGAGGATCAGCGAGCGCGCCTTGAGGCTCGCGCCGTTAGCCATCACGACTTCATGGTAGCCGCCGACGTCCTTCGCCGCGCGCAGCTCCACCGCGCGGGCCAAGTCCATCAGGTCGATCTCGTATTCGCCGACGTGCTTCTTCAGGCTGTCGGTCAGCTTCGGCCCTTCGGTGTAGGGTGTGCCGGGGAGGTTCTCGATCCCGAGCGTGTCCATCAGCTGGCCGCCGAAGCGCTCCGCCGCGATGCCGGTGCGGAAACCCTTGCGCGCGGTATAGACCGCCGCTGCCGCACCCGCCGGGCCGCCGCCGATCACCAGCACCTCGAAAGGCGCCTTGGCGGCGAGCTTCTCGGCCTGCTTGGCGTCAGCATTCTTGTCGAGCTTCGCCAGAATCTCGGCCAGTTCCATCTTGCCGTTGTAGAACGGCTCGCCGTTAAGGAAGGTCGCGGGCACGGCCATGATGTCGCGCGCCTCGACTTCCTGCTGGAAGGTGCCGCCTTCGATCAGGGTGGCGGTGATGCGCGGGTTTTCGAGCGCCATCAGGGTGAGCGCCTGCACCACGTCGGGGCAGTTGTGGCACGACAGCGAGAAGAACATCTCGAAGTGATAATCGCCCTCCAGCGCGCGCACCTGCTCGATCAGGTCGGCATCGACCTTGGGCGGGTGCCCGCCGGCCCACAGCAGCGCGAGCACCAGCGAGGTGAATTCGTGGCCCATCGGGAGCCCTGCGAAACGCACCCACTTCTCCGCATCGCTCGCGCGGCGGATCACGAAGCTGGGCTTGCGGGCGTCGGCGCCGTCGAAGCGCGCGGTGACGAGGTCGTGGAGGCCCGCGATCTGTTCGATCAGCTGGCGGGTCTGGCGCGACTTCTCGCTCTCATCGAGCGAAGCGACCAGTTCGATGCCCTCGCGAAGGTTGGCGAGATAGGTCTTGAGCTGGGCCTGCATGGCGGCGTCGAGCATGGGAATCCTCCGGGCGCGGGCAAAGCGGCCGCGCAGTCAAATTGATGCGATCCGTCGATAGGTAACGCGGAACCGGATGCTGTGCCCGTCAAAGGGGGGGAGGGGCAGGAACATCCGGTTCCGGCTACGACCCGAGGGGATTGGAGAACCTCGGGATTTGACGGCAGGGCGGCCTTGGGGGAGGGGGAGACGGCGCGCCCTGCCGATCGTGTCAGCCTTGTGGCTTAGATCTTGCCGACCAGGTCGAGCGAGGGGGCGAGGGTGTCCGCGCCTTCTTCCCACGCCGCCGGGCAGACCTGACCGGGGTTGGCGCGCACATACTGCGCGGCCTTGATCTTGCGGGTCAGTTCGTTGGCATTGCGGCCCACGCCTTCGCAGGTGATTTCCATGATCTGGATCACGCCGTCGGGATCGACCACGAAGGTCGCGCGGTCAGCAAGGCCCACGCCTTCACGCAGCACGCCGAAGTTGTTCGACAGCACGTGGTTCTGGTCGCCCAGGAACGGGAAGGTCAGCTTGCCGATCTTGTCCGAAGTGTCGCTCCACGCCTTGTGGCTGAAGTGCGTGTCGGTCGAGACGGCGTAGACTTCGACGCCCATCGCCTGAAGCGTGGCGTACTTCTCGCCCATGTCTTCCAGTTCGGTCGGGCACACGAAGGTGAAGTCGGCCGGGTAGAAGAAGAACACCGACCACTTGCCCGCGAGATCCGCGTCGGTGACGGTGAAGAAGTCCTTGCCCTTCTGGAAGGCGGTGGCGGTGAACGGCTTGAGGGTCGAACCGATGATACCCATGGGAGTTTGTCCTTGTTCTGGGTGGTTGAGAGGAAACTTGACGCCGCCTACATAGTGCCTGCTGCGCCGCACAAAAGTTGATTTGTGCGATTGCGAAAATCGGTTTTTTCAATGAGTGCGGCGGGAACCAATCGGATTTGACGTTCATTGATGCTCTTGCCCCGCTCGCGGGCGATGATAGGCGTGGGCCATGCGGGTTCTCCTCACCGGATCGTCGGGCTGGCTGGGCCGCTTTCTTGCGCCGCTGCTGGAACGCGCGGGGCACGAGGTGACCGGGCTCGACATTGCTCCGGGGCTTCACACCGATGTGCTTGGGAGCGTCGCCGACGCGGGTCTGATCGAACGGCTATTCGCCGAAAGCGGCTTCGAGGCCGTTGTCCACGCGGGCGCGCTGCACAAGCCCGATATCGTGCGCTACCCGGCGAGCGCCTTCGTCGACGTCAATGTCACCGGAACGTTGAACCTGCTCGAGGCGGCGGTGCGGCACGGGGCGGGGCGTTTCGTCTTCACCTCCACCACCTCGCTGATGATCACCCGCGCGATCCGCGACGAGGTGGCGGCAGAAGCGGTGTGGCTCGACGAGACCAGCGGGCCCCTGCAACCGCGCAACATCTATGGTGTGACCAAGCGCGCGACCGAGGAACTGTGCCGCCTGTACCACGACCTCCACGGGTTGCCGGTGATCGCCCTCAGGGTCTCGCGCTTCTTCCCCGAGGACGACGACACCCACGCCGTCCCCGCGGGCGAGAACCTCAAGGCCAACGAGTTCCTGAACCGCCGCCTGACGGTGGAGGACTGCGCCGCCGCCCACCTCGCCGCGCTCGACGCCGCGCCGAGGCTGGGCTGGGGGCTCTATGTTGTGAGCGCCCCGCCGCCCTTCACCCGCGCCGATGCCGCGCGGCTGAAGACCGACGCGGCGGGGCTGATCGCGGAACGCTTCCCCGAGGCGCCTGCGCTCTACGCCGCTCGCGGCTGGGTGCTGCCGCAGAGCATCGGGCGGGTCTACGACCCTACCGCGATTGAGCGCGACCTCGGCTTCCGCTGCCGGACCGATTTCGCGGCGGTGCTGGCGGCTCTGCGCGAGGGTAGGCCGCTCCCCTTCACTCACGATCCCGGCTATGTGCCGCCCAAGGAGTTGGGGCGCTAACCCACCTGCCCGCGGTGCAGCAGCTTGTGATCGGCCAGCACCAGCGCCATCATCGCCTCGACCACCGGGGTGCCGCGGATTCCCACGCAGGGGTCGTGGCGGCCCTTGGTGACGACTTCCACTGCTTCACCGGCGGAATTGATCGATTCCACCGGGGTCAGGATCGAGGATGTCGGCTTGAACGCCACGCGGCACACCACCGGCTGCCCGGTCGAGATGCCGCCCGCGGTGCCGCCTGCGTGATTGGCGAGGTAGATCGGCTTGCCATCGGGGCCGGGGCGCATCCGGTCGGCGTTTTCTTCCCCGGTGAGGCGCGCGGCTTCGAACCCGTCGCCGATCTCGACGCCTTTCACCGCATTGATGCTCATCATCGCGGCGGCGAGGTCGCTGTCGAGCTTGGCATAGATCGGCGCGCCCCAGCCTGCGGGGACGCCCTCCGCCACGCATTCGACGATCGCGCCGAGCGAGGAGCCGGCCTTGCGCGCGGCATCGACCTTTTCTTCCCAACGCTTTGCCGCCGCCGCGTCAGGGCAGAAGAAGGGGTTGTTGGCGATCTCGGCATAGTCGATGTTCGCCGGGTCGATCCGGTCGCCGCCCAATTCGCAGACGTAAGCCGTGATGGTGACCTCCGGGATCACCAGCCGCGCCACCGCGCCTGCCGCCACCCGCGCCGCCGTCTCGCGCGCTGAGGAGCGTCCGCCGCCGCGATAGTCGCGGATGCCGTATTTGGCGTCATAGGCGTAGTCGGCATGGCCCGGGCGGTAGCGCTGGGCGATCTCGGAATAGTCCTTGCTCCGCTGATCGGTGTTCTCGATCATCAGCGAAATGGGCGTGCCGGTGGTCTTGCCCTCGAAGGTGCCGCTGAGGATCCGCACCAGATCATCCTCGCGCCGCTGGGTGGTGAAGCGGCTGGTGCCCGGCTTGCGGGCGTCGAGGAAGGGCTGGATGAACTCCTCGGAGATCGCCAGTCCAGGCGGGCACCCGTCGACAACCGCGCCCAATGCGGGCCCGTGGCTCTCTCCCCAAGTGGTAAAGCGCAGCACGCGCCCGAAGGTGTTCCAGCTCATGGCCCGCGCATTTGGCGCAAGTGTGGGCATCTGTCCATAAAGGCTGGACGCTTGGGCAAGCTTAGGTCAGGAACAAAACATGATTGCGAAGCTCTCAGGCAGGCTCGATGCGACCGGCGAGGACTGGGCGATCGTCGATGTCGGCGGGGTGGGGTATCTGGTGCACTGCTCCAGCCGCACCCTCGCCGCGCTGGGCGAGGTGGGGGAGGCCTGCACCGTCCACACCGAATTGCAGGTGAGCGAGAACGACATGCGCCTGTTGGGCTTTGCCGAGCAGGCTGAGCGCGACTGGTTCCGGCTGCTGACGGGCGTGCAGGGCGTGGGTAGCAAGGTGGGCCTCGCGATATTG
This window contains:
- the katG gene encoding catalase/peroxidase HPI codes for the protein MDAKTGDISGGCPFHGSTEMRSLLGRTNRDWWPEAIQLDILTEGGRSANPYGENFDYAEAFNALDYKALKADLTALMTDSQPWWPADYGHYGPFFIRMAWHAAGTYRTGDGRGGSSSGQQRFAPLNSWPDNGNLDKARRLLWPIKQKYGKNISWADLFILAGNVAIESMGGPVFGFGGGRADVFEPESVYWGTEEQWVNEGVATRIQPKEGKALDNPLAAIQMGLIYVNPEGPQGNPHDPEGMARDMRETFARMAMNDEETVALTAGGHAFGKAHGAHPSDTFGGAPESEALHLMGFGWLNDEAEIAAGNITTSGIEGSWSNNPTKWGGDYFRILFKYDFELVKSPAGAHQWTPINPDPEDMAPDARDPNKRVPTMMTTADMALKNDPEYRKISEKFLNDQAALDDAFARAWFKLCHRDMGPKIRYLGPEVPAETLIWQDPVPAGTTPSDADVAAFKAAILGSGLTVSELVKAAWASASTYRNSDHRGGANGARVRLAPQKDWAANDPEELSRVLGVIDAHRGNLSMADAIVLAGSAAVEKAARDAGHDVTVPFLGGRGDAGDEHTDAASFEPLEPFADGFRNYLKTKADVRTEEMLIDKAHLLGLSIPEMAVLVAGMRVLGANSGNRKHGVLTDSVGTLTPDFFRNLLDMGTKWAPVEGSGDEEYVGTDRATGAEKWRATRADLVFGSNSMLRAQAEVYAEAGNEGKFVCDFISAWNKVMNADRFDVSYAKYH
- the ahpC gene encoding alkyl hydroperoxide reductase subunit C, with protein sequence MGIIGSTLKPFTATAFQKGKDFFTVTDADLAGKWSVFFFYPADFTFVCPTELEDMGEKYATLQAMGVEVYAVSTDTHFSHKAWSDTSDKIGKLTFPFLGDQNHVLSNNFGVLREGVGLADRATFVVDPDGVIQIMEITCEGVGRNANELTRKIKAAQYVRANPGQVCPAAWEEGADTLAPSLDLVGKI
- a CDS encoding NAD-dependent epimerase/dehydratase family protein; translated protein: MRVLLTGSSGWLGRFLAPLLERAGHEVTGLDIAPGLHTDVLGSVADAGLIERLFAESGFEAVVHAGALHKPDIVRYPASAFVDVNVTGTLNLLEAAVRHGAGRFVFTSTTSLMITRAIRDEVAAEAVWLDETSGPLQPRNIYGVTKRATEELCRLYHDLHGLPVIALRVSRFFPEDDDTHAVPAGENLKANEFLNRRLTVEDCAAAHLAALDAAPRLGWGLYVVSAPPPFTRADAARLKTDAAGLIAERFPEAPALYAARGWVLPQSIGRVYDPTAIERDLGFRCRTDFAAVLAALREGRPLPFTHDPGYVPPKELGR
- the ahpF gene encoding alkyl hydroperoxide reductase subunit F, with protein sequence MLDAAMQAQLKTYLANLREGIELVASLDESEKSRQTRQLIEQIAGLHDLVTARFDGADARKPSFVIRRASDAEKWVRFAGLPMGHEFTSLVLALLWAGGHPPKVDADLIEQVRALEGDYHFEMFFSLSCHNCPDVVQALTLMALENPRITATLIEGGTFQQEVEARDIMAVPATFLNGEPFYNGKMELAEILAKLDKNADAKQAEKLAAKAPFEVLVIGGGPAGAAAAVYTARKGFRTGIAAERFGGQLMDTLGIENLPGTPYTEGPKLTDSLKKHVGEYEIDLMDLARAVELRAAKDVGGYHEVVMANGASLKARSLILSTGARWRNLGVPGEAEYRNKGVAYCPHCDGPLFKGKRIAVIGGGNSGVEAAIDLAGIVGHVTLIEFDTKLRADEVLQRKLRSMPNVEIITNGQTTEILGEGGKVSGLVVKNRANGDERRIDLEGVFVQIGLVPNTEWLRETGLELSKFGEIVIDDHGATSIPGIYAAGDCTTVPHKQIVVAMGEGAKAGLGAFDFLIRNEPVEEVAQAA
- the aroC gene encoding chorismate synthase encodes the protein MSWNTFGRVLRFTTWGESHGPALGAVVDGCPPGLAISEEFIQPFLDARKPGTSRFTTQRREDDLVRILSGTFEGKTTGTPISLMIENTDQRSKDYSEIAQRYRPGHADYAYDAKYGIRDYRGGGRSSARETAARVAAGAVARLVIPEVTITAYVCELGGDRIDPANIDYAEIANNPFFCPDAAAAKRWEEKVDAARKAGSSLGAIVECVAEGVPAGWGAPIYAKLDSDLAAAMMSINAVKGVEIGDGFEAARLTGEENADRMRPGPDGKPIYLANHAGGTAGGISTGQPVVCRVAFKPTSSILTPVESINSAGEAVEVVTKGRHDPCVGIRGTPVVEAMMALVLADHKLLHRGQVG